A region from the Triplophysa rosa linkage group LG4, Trosa_1v2, whole genome shotgun sequence genome encodes:
- the mxd4 gene encoding max dimerization protein 4 yields MELNSLLILLEAAEYLERRDREAEHGYASVLPYDSDFSRKKSKSSPISRKPHNNRSSHNELEKHRRAKLRLYLEQLKQLVPLGPESTRHTTLSLLKRAKMHIKKLEEQDRKAVNVKEQLQREHRYLKRRVEQLSVQGLERLRTDSMGSTISTDSEQEVDVDIEGMEFTPGEGDSVDSVSDGEDHYSLQSSSSDGGHHSHSHRLQAHIC; encoded by the exons ATGGAACTTAATTCTCTCCTTATTCTTCTCGAGGCAGCAGAGTATTTGGAAAGAAGAGACAGAG AAGCTGAACACGGTTACGCGTCTGTTTTACCTTACGATAGCGACTTCTCCAGAAAGAAAAGTAAATCTTCGCCCATTTCAAGAAAACCTCACAACAATAg gtCATCACATAATGAGCTGGAAAAACACAG ACGTGCCAAACTGCGATTGTACCTGGAACAGTTGAAACAGCTTGTGCCTTTGGGACCTGAGAGCACCCGTCACACCACACTGAGCCTGCTCAAACGCGCCAAAATGCACATCAAG AAGCTGGAGGAACAGGACAGAAAGGCTGTTAATGTTAAAGAGCAACTGCAGAGAGAACATCGCTACCTTAAACGACGCGTGGAGCAGCTTTCTGTACAGGGCTTAGAGCGTCTTCGCACAGACAGcatgggctccaccatctccaCCGACTCTGAGCAAG AGGTGGACGTTGACATTGAGGGGATGGAATTCACGCCAGGTGAAGGTGATAGTGTGGACAGTGTTAGCGATGGAGAAGACCACTACAGCCTGCAGAGCAGCTCCAGCGACGGAGGCCACCATTCACATTCCCACAGATTACAGGCTCATATCTGCTAG
- the ndufb6 gene encoding NADH dehydrogenase [ubiquinone] 1 beta subcomplex subunit 6, whose translation MTGYTADEKLRYEQLIKLRRQWLKDQELTSREPVTAPKPPGRIARFWAGFLEPKTLWRLYTFKAYNAGVFAVTRLLIPAWVVHYYMKYHVAKMPYGIVDLKPRLFPGDVVLETGEVVPDLPEADSHGHH comes from the exons ATGACTGGATACACAGCGGATGAAAAGCTCCGATATGAGCAGTTGATAAAGCTTCGGCGACAGTGGCTGAAAGATCAGGAGCTCACTTCTCGAGAGCCTGTCACTGCACCCAAACCACCTGGCCGCATCGCCCGATTCTGGGCTGGATTCCTGGAGCCCAAGACGCTCTGGAGATTATAC ACTTTTAAAGCTTATAATGCTGGTGTGTTTGCTGTCACGCGCCTTCTCATTCCTGCATGGGTTGTGCACTACTACATGAAGTACCACGTCGCT aaaatGCCATATGGAATTGTTGATTTAAAACCCAGGCTGTTCCCT GGAGACGTTGTTTTGGAAACTGGAGAAGTTGTCCCAGACCTTCCTGAAGCAGATTCCCATGGTCATCATTAA
- the pla2g12a gene encoding group XIIA secretory phospholipase A2 codes for MSSFLALQLLLTFGLVIVANEANGFHEEQDPEPPDWRKTLKTIRNGIHGIDKYLNLAMDMIGGSDGQCRYTCSDGYIPIPRPNYKPPPPNGCGSPVFGFQFDIGIPSMTRCCNEHDNCYDTCGKEKKYCDNQFQVCLESICRNFQKTLGLSQGVQACESAVTLLFDAVMHLGCKPYLDSQRTSCICHYEEKPDL; via the exons ATGTCATCATTTCTGGCGTTACAACTTCTCTTGACATTTGGATTAGTGATTGTTGCTAATGAAGCTAATGGATTTCATGAAGAACAGGATCCTGAGCCTCCAGACTGGAGAAAGACTTTAAAAACCATCCGGAACGGGATACACGGGATAGACAAATACCTTAATTTGGCTATGGACATGATCGGAGGTTCAGATGGACAGTGTCGATACACGTGTAGTGATG GGTACATACCAATTCCTCGCCCTAACTACAAGCCACCTCCACCCAATGGATGTGGTTCACCAGTATTTGGATTTCAG TTTGATATTGGTATCCCATCTATGACCAGATGTTGCAATGAGCACGATAACTGCTATGATACTTgtgggaaagaaaaaaaatactgtgataACCAATTCCAAGTCTGCCTTGAGTCTATCTGTAGGAATTTCCAAAAAACACTAGGCTTGTCTCAGGGTGTACAAG CCTGTGAATCAGCAGTGACTTTGCTCTTTGATGCTGTCATGCACTTGGGATGTAAACCTTACCTGGATAGCCAAAGAACATCTTGCATTTGTCACTATGAGGAGAAGCCTGATCTGTGA
- the toporsa gene encoding topoisomerase I binding, arginine/serine-rich a, whose product MAQTETKEGLLKDSTSVVLHKTISKEASPESKCPICLDHFKNISYLNVCLHKFCFLCVREWSKNKAECPLCKQPFRSIYHTIKAENDYKRFDLRPTENGSFGNVAGQRFRYRTTVTGDYRPAPRRTSPPPDHGILFEGLSRSLPQHQNRDLHRTMRRMAARRRAESEGRSVRSLREQELVKFRRALYRRGVRVQSVRDGGRSRETSAEFFRKNPACLHRLVPWLRRELTVLYGTHGSFANILQHIIMTLITRHNLDDHAVLHELRPFLLSHTEHFLHEFLSFAQSPFNMEAYDQHALYDLPGPSTESSSSDTSVIAISEEESDSSMPEAQDFTTPRVTLSQTTWDDETPGPSYSSEPSQVFPLHVRDSDSDSSVEEAVVSVAAVTRRDHSSDSDEDCVIVGYVKSVAERTPELVQLSSDSEEPEDNEEQQSPRPPQHIRFTSESPTVTQRPSGSSRRGSYSPEDTTHIHTSNRARQEDNSDRTHHKRELSKERSAHRNRTNASSHKDDKREKRREKEPSHGTSSYWHSFCRHRESGRRYYSETHSSYTTYCRSGYDGSCSRSRSRRRSKDCQRFRSSTWSNSRISSSSSKRHGRSHSRSNSRINSSSSHLTSNHDEDGRKRKYKTKHLEERSRWSSEKSDEYHRKKKKKEKKLYKKKSRSPSIDAAYDDKSEHSRKHHKKRKKQKKKSKRHKSKGRKGSQSPDLITITTDSDGGNSDPAVPSDRNVCPVSSIVIVTDSATETQLLKTGFVDVEQEATTANECSSDVDAGNHHQKD is encoded by the coding sequence ATGGCGCAAACAGAGACTAAAGAGGGTCTCCTGAAGGATTCAACTAGTGTTGTGTTACACAAAACAATATCAAAGGAAGCATCTCCAGAATCAAAATGTCCTATATGCCTGGATCACTTCAAAAACATATCTTACCTAAATGTGTGCTTACATAAGTTTTGCTTCCTTTGTGTCCGTGAGTGGTCAAAGAACAAAGCAGAATGCCCTTTATGCAAACAACCATTCAGATCCATATATCACACCATTAAGGCTGAAAATGACTACAAAAGGTTTGACCTGCGACCAACCGAAAATGGCTCATTTGGCAACGTTGCAGGGCAAAGATTCAGGTATCGCACCACAGTTACAGGTGATTATAGACCAGCACCAAGGCGAACGTCTCCTCCCCCTGACCACGGAATCTTATTCGAGGGTCTGAGCAGATCTCTTCCACAGCACCAAAACAGAGATCTCCATCGCACAATGAGGAGGATGGCAGCCAGGCGCAGGGCAGAGAGTGAGGGCAGGTCCGTGCGGAGTCTTCGTGAACAGGAACTAGTCAAATTCAGACGGGCTTTATACAGAAGAGGTGTGCGAGTCCAAAGTGTGCGGGACGGTGGCCGTTCCAGAGAGACCTCTGCAGAGTTTTTCCGAAAAAACCCTGCTTGTCTCCACAGGCTTGTGCCGTGGTTGAGACGGGAGCTCACAGTTCTGTACGGCACGCACGGTTCTTTCGCCAACATACTGCAGCACATTATCATGACCCTGATCACTCGACATAACCTGGACGATCACGCTGTTCTTCACGAACTTAGGCCCTTCTTGCTGTCCCACACAGAACATTTCTTGCATGAGTTTCTTAGCTTTGCTCAGTCTCCTTTCAACATGGAAGCGTATGACCAGCATGCCCTTTATGATCTGCCTGGCCCCTCCACTGAGAGCAGCAGTTCAGACACCTCTGTAATTGCCATTTCTGAGGAAGAGAGTGATTCTTCAATGCCTGAAGCCCAGGATTTTACCACCCCTAGGGTCACCTTAAGCCAGACGACATGGGATGATGAGACCCCTGGACCATCCTACTCTTCAGAGCCATCCCAGGTTTTTCCTTTACATGTGAGAGACTCAGACTCTGATAGCAGTGTAGAGGAAGCGGTCGTGTCTGTTGCTGCTGTGACACGGCGGGACCATTCCTCTGACAGTGATGAAGACTGTGTCATCGTCGGATATGTAAAGTCAGTTGCAGAAAGGACACCAGAACTGGTCCAGCTTTCCTCTGATTCAGAAGAGCCTGAAGACAACGAAGAGCAACAAAGTCCTCGCCCACCCCAACATATTCGTTTTACTTCAGAGTCACCCACTGTCACTCAGAGACCCTCGGGGAGTTCAAGAAGGGGCTCTTACTCTCCTGAAGACACTACACATATCCACACCTCTAATCGTGCTAGACAAGAGGATAACTCTGACAGAACGCATCACAAAAGGGAGCTGTCTAAAGAAAGATCTGCACACAGAAACAGAACAAACGCCAGCTCTCATAAAGATGATAAGCGTGAGAAGAGACGTGAAAAAGAGCCCAGTCATGGCACCTCATCTTATTGGCATTCATTTTGCCGTCATAGAGAGAGTGGAAGGAGATACTATTCAGAGACACACTCATCCTACACAACCTATTGCAGAAGTGGATACGACGGCTCTTGTTCTCGGTCGCGGAGTAGAAGGCGAAGCAAGGACTGTCAGAGGTTCAGAAGCAGCACGTGGAGCAACTCTAGAATCAGCTCCAGCTCCTCCAAACGTCATGGCAGAAGCCACTCAAGGAGTAATTCTAGAATCAACTCCAGCTCCTCTCATCTGACTTCAaatcatgatgaagacggcaggaaaagaaaatacaaaacaaagcatCTAGAGGAACGCTCAAGGTGGAGCTCTGAAAAATCTGATGAATATCatagaaagaagaaaaagaaagaaaagaagctTTACAAGAAGAAAAGTAGGAGTCCAAGTATAGACGCTGCTTATGATGATAAATCTGAGCATAGTAGGAAACATCACAAAAAGAGGaagaaacaaaagaagaaaagcAAAAGACATAAGAGTAAAGGGAGAAAAGGAAGTCAAAGCCCAGACCTAATAACAATTACAACTGACAGCGATGGTGGTAACAGTGACCCTGCTGTACCCTCAGACAGAAATGTATGTCCTGTTAGTtctattgtaatagttactgACAGTGCAACAGAAACTCAGCTGCTCAAGACCGGTTTTGTAGACGTAGAGCAAGAAGCAACTACTGCCAATGAATGTAGTTCTGATGTGGATGCAGGAAATCACCATCAAAAAGATTAA